A part of Pantoea vagans genomic DNA contains:
- a CDS encoding polyphenol oxidase family protein, whose translation MAVIPRSPLLDSLKWLDYAFQPAGEPPPADAAWGHQRHSATVVTDIENIPPKSCESDGVIGSGTRPVAVYTADCLPVLFADRNRRIVAAVHAGLKGTLAGVLTRAVEKLGEQGCEPQDLVVAIGPAMGPCCYELAEPQLAEIAQNPAFARGLCWHLNQPVNPLAQRTQASAHQQGVWFDLPALATQLLVNAGVPAAQIDNVNVCTYCMAESGSSYRFNTHHGSGYRSRYSWIRRR comes from the coding sequence ATGGCCGTGATCCCGCGCTCGCCGTTGCTCGATTCGCTGAAGTGGCTCGATTATGCGTTTCAGCCCGCCGGTGAGCCGCCTCCCGCCGATGCCGCCTGGGGCCATCAGCGCCACAGCGCGACCGTGGTCACCGACATTGAGAACATCCCGCCGAAAAGCTGCGAGTCAGATGGTGTAATCGGCAGCGGGACGCGCCCGGTGGCGGTTTATACCGCTGACTGCCTGCCGGTGCTGTTCGCCGATCGCAATAGGCGAATCGTGGCGGCGGTGCATGCCGGACTTAAGGGAACACTGGCGGGCGTGCTGACCCGCGCCGTGGAAAAACTGGGCGAGCAGGGCTGTGAGCCGCAGGATCTGGTGGTGGCCATCGGCCCGGCAATGGGGCCCTGCTGCTATGAACTGGCCGAACCGCAGCTGGCGGAGATAGCACAGAACCCGGCGTTTGCCCGCGGGCTGTGCTGGCACCTGAACCAGCCGGTCAACCCGCTGGCGCAGCGTACTCAGGCCTCTGCTCACCAGCAGGGCGTCTGGTTCGATTTGCCTGCGCTGGCGACGCAGTTGCTGGTGAACGCGGGCGTCCCGGCCGCGCAGATTGATAACGTGAATGTCTGCACCTACTGCATGGCTGAGAGCGGATCAAGCTACCGCTTTAATACTCACCATGGCAGCGGCTATCGCTCACGCTATTCATGGATCCGGCGGCGTTAG
- a CDS encoding 5'-nucleotidase, lipoprotein e(P4) family, with protein MKTSAKLAASGLVALLLTGCASSTHQTAQQQLGQQSVLALNWFQQSGEYQALTWQAFNTARMAFDQAPSLTGKPKAVIVDLDETMLDNSAYSAWQAKNGQPFSSKTWSAWTQARQAKAVPGAVEFARHVTENGGTLFYVSNRDQKDYAATVANMQQLGFPNVSDKTVRLNTDSSNKQARFDAIKNAGYNVVLYVGDNLNDFGGSTWHKGNQTRRDFVNLNHQQFGTQFIVLPNPLYGDWESGMAENYNKLTPEQQLSVRESRLQSWNGK; from the coding sequence ATGAAAACCTCCGCAAAACTCGCTGCATCCGGACTGGTCGCGCTGCTGCTGACCGGCTGCGCCTCGTCGACACATCAGACCGCGCAACAGCAGCTCGGTCAGCAATCGGTGCTGGCGCTGAACTGGTTCCAGCAGTCTGGTGAATATCAGGCGCTGACCTGGCAGGCGTTTAACACCGCGCGCATGGCGTTTGATCAGGCACCGTCGCTGACCGGCAAACCTAAAGCGGTCATTGTCGATCTGGATGAAACCATGCTGGATAACAGCGCCTACAGTGCATGGCAGGCGAAGAATGGCCAGCCGTTCAGCAGCAAAACCTGGTCAGCCTGGACGCAGGCGCGTCAGGCGAAAGCGGTGCCGGGTGCAGTCGAGTTCGCACGTCATGTGACAGAGAATGGCGGTACGCTGTTCTATGTGTCGAACCGCGATCAGAAAGATTACGCCGCCACGGTCGCCAATATGCAGCAGCTCGGCTTCCCGAACGTCAGTGATAAAACGGTACGTCTGAATACCGACAGCTCTAACAAGCAGGCGCGTTTCGATGCCATCAAAAACGCGGGCTACAACGTGGTGCTCTATGTCGGCGATAACCTCAACGATTTCGGTGGCTCGACCTGGCATAAAGGGAATCAGACGCGTCGCGACTTTGTGAATCTTAACCACCAGCAGTTTGGTACGCAGTTCATCGTGCTGCCGAATCCGCTCTACGGCGACTGGGAGAGTGGAATGGCGGAAAACTACAATAAACTGACACCGGAACAGCAGCTGTCTGTGCGGGAATCACGGCTGCAAAGCTGGAACGGTAAATAA
- a CDS encoding carbonic anhydrase produces MIVTTLKPLLAKNRSWALQRRQRNPDYFNKFLHQQKPHSLWIGCSDSRVPAEVLTGSHPGELFVHRNIANMVIEDDDNLLSVLQYALFFLGVKRIVLSGHYGCGGVEAAQNLPGSVLEGQESALARRIQTLRDDIQHGLAEIPLSDAPPGEQLDRLVEANVKAQFARLVKSEPVRQIWQSGQELEVFGCVYDLRSGHLKELIHQSAEEPSL; encoded by the coding sequence ATGATTGTGACGACACTTAAACCCTTATTAGCGAAAAATCGCAGTTGGGCATTACAGCGCCGCCAGCGTAATCCGGATTATTTTAATAAATTCCTTCATCAGCAAAAGCCGCACTCACTCTGGATTGGCTGTTCTGACAGTCGCGTTCCGGCAGAAGTCTTAACCGGCTCCCATCCTGGCGAACTCTTTGTGCATCGCAATATCGCCAACATGGTGATCGAGGACGATGACAATTTACTGAGCGTGCTGCAATACGCACTCTTCTTTCTCGGCGTTAAACGCATTGTATTAAGCGGTCACTATGGCTGTGGCGGTGTAGAAGCCGCGCAGAATCTGCCAGGCAGCGTGCTGGAAGGGCAGGAGAGCGCGCTGGCGAGACGCATCCAGACCCTGCGTGATGATATTCAGCATGGCCTGGCAGAAATTCCCCTCTCAGACGCGCCGCCGGGCGAACAGCTCGATCGGCTGGTTGAGGCCAATGTTAAGGCGCAATTCGCCAGGCTGGTGAAATCTGAACCGGTCCGGCAAATCTGGCAATCGGGCCAGGAACTGGAGGTGTTTGGTTGTGTTTACGACCTGCGCTCCGGCCATCTCAAAGAGCTGATTCATCAATCTGCAGAGGAGCCTTCATTATGA